A region from the Lolium perenne isolate Kyuss_39 chromosome 4, Kyuss_2.0, whole genome shotgun sequence genome encodes:
- the LOC127293756 gene encoding sec-independent protein translocase protein TATA, chloroplastic, whose product MGFAPVATYSSFPAPPPARSTAYRAHLAAAGLSARASSFAAGSGLAVAAASVAVAARPRRTGAGGGALGCKCLFGLGVPEMVVIAGVAALLFGPKQLPEIGRSVGKTVKSFQQAAKEFETELKKDPEDGGDQPPPATATAVSSDGEEKNELEASSRKESA is encoded by the exons ATGGGGTTTGCTCCGGTCGCGACCTACTCTTCCTtcccagcgccgccgccggcgaggaGCACGGCGTACCGGGCGCACCTCGCCGCCGCAGGGCTCTCCGCGAGGGCGTCCTCCTTCGCCGCCGGCAGCGGGCTCGCCGTGGCGGCGGCCTCCGTCGCGGTGGCCGCGCGGCCGAGGCGGACGGGCGCGGGGGGCGGCGCGCTCGGGTGCAAGTGCCTGTTCGGGCTCGGCGTGCCGGAGATGGTCGTCATCGCCGGCGTCGCGGCGCTGCTGTTCGGGCCCAAGCAGCTCCCCGAGATCGGCCGCAGCGTCGGCAAGACCGTCAAGAGCTTCCAGCAG GCAGCCAAGGAGTTTGAAACGGAACTGAAGAAAGACCCCGAGGATGGCGGCGACCAGCCTCCACCTGCAACCGCCACGGCGGTTAGCAGCGACGGTGAAGAGAAAAACGAGCTAGAGGCATCGAGTAGGAAAGAGAGCGCATGA
- the LOC127293757 gene encoding protein OSB2, chloroplastic: MAHPLLAVASPLKTLNPTLNPTPGISSRRRLLHSHSLLRVPPLLSRSGRLRCSAGYGDAAAPQQAAPTTPRPAEIPWSKELCNSVRLIGTVGTDVELRQLPSGASVARGRIAVWKSATETTWVTLAFWDDLAVTASEHVKQGDKIFVSGRLVSDTVEEGPEKRQVYYKVVVQEFKFIESFQPVRLYEPESSQDTQGGKHGNYVDNDFTSGSTGNRKGDYMSSSSRSTEALWQAFFANPLDWWDNRKDKKNPKYPDFKHKSTGEALWVDGRSNPNWVISQLAILDSRMGSLQDKERKPVSFMYADDFMKSDANN; this comes from the exons ATGGCTCACCCTctcctcgccgtcgcctccccgctcaaaaccctaaaccctaccttGAACCCAACCCCCGGCatcagcagccgccgccgcctcctccacagcCACTCCCTTCTCCGCGTGCCGCCGCTCCTCTCGCGAAGCGGCCGCCTCCGCTGCTCAGCCGGCTACGGCGACGCGGCCGCGCCGCAGCAGGCGGCTCCGACGACGCCGCGGCCGGCCGAGATTCCGTGGAGCAAGGAGCTCTGCAACTCGGTGCGGCTTATAGGGACGGTCGGCACCGACGTCGAGCTGCGGCAGCTCCCCAGCGGCGCCTCCGTCGCCCGGGGCCGCATTGCCGTCTGGAAGTCCGCCACCGAGACCACATG GGTAACTCTAGCATTTTGGGACGACCTGGCTGTTACAGCCTCTGAGCATGTGAAACAAGGAGACAAAATATTTGTTTCTGGACGACTTGTATCCGATACTGTTGAGGAGGGGCCTGAGAAGCGCCAGGTTTACTACAAG GTTGTTGTTCAGGAGTTTAAGTTTATTGAGTCCTTCCAACCTGTGCGATTATATGAACCAGAGTCAAGCCAGGATACCCAAG GTGGAAAGCATGGAAATTATGTTGACAATGATTTTACCTCTGGCTCAACTGGGAATAGAAAAGGGGATTACATGAGTTCTTCCTCTCGTTCAACTGAAGCACTGTGGCAAGCGTTCTTCGCAAATCCGCTTGACTGGTGGGATAACAGGAAAGATAAG AAGAACCCGAAGTATCCAGACTTTAAGCATAAGAGCACTGGCGAAGCGCTGTGGGTCGATGGGAGGAGCAACCCCAATTGGGTTATCTCCCAGTTGGCAATTCTGGACTCGAGAATGGGTTCTCTGCAAGACAAGGAGAGAAAACCAGTCTCTTTTATGTATGCTGATGACTTCATGAAATCTGACGCCAACAACTAA